The DNA sequence ACATGAATTTGTGAGGCAACTAATAGATGATGGTGTAATTACCATCAATTATGTAAGATCTCAAGAAAATTTAGCAGACCCTTGGACTAAAGGTTTGTCAAGGGATAAAATCAAAGAGACTACTGCTAAAATAGGATTAAAACCTATTATTGCTAAATGATGGAAACCCAACCTTATTCTAGTAGACAACTAGTTTCAAGGTTTAATGggtaataacaagttatttagcaattagagcactaaggtataggatttagtgctatttacaataaattaggagggtgagttaaaactcttaatggaatgataatattatttatcaaaagattccacctatatgaatataagagtggtgccgctctaatcgagaattttagaggttttattcTCGTAAATATTCATGAAACCAGGATGAGCACAAGGCCATATAACTGCTTAAAATTATAAACTCTTGAACTTGGAGGGTATAAGTAATGTGTGTGATTTTTTGTACTAGTAAATGGAGTATAAGTTTAATCGATTAGACACCTATCACTTCGTTAGAACTTTAAAATTACACTAAAAGAATGTTTAATCTTAGTGACACATTCTTTATGCATATACTTGTATAacattaaaattttgtaaatagtAGGGAATTGAAAGGtatttacaaatttaattaattaatattattaatattattgatattattattaatattattattaatattaataaacggttactaACTGTTTAGTACCATTTGGTTGAAGGGACATAATCTTTAAagaattgtgtatgttcaaaatattGTGTCTATTGGTTAAAGGGATACAACTCTTTAagaattgtgtatgttcaaaacattgtatctattggcaatagaaaagacacaaccatctgtatacgtaactaatcataattgctaagttcaatatgtataaataaatccTTATCCACTATTTCATAAAAACAAGTACTAAGTGTATATTTTAATCAACTATTAAGAGATTTTCTTTattcaagagagttgagaatttcttactattgttaattaagaaattcttaggtttcattgtatcctgggagaatattgtcatcaaccctatagcaactaagtgtagcgacaaatatctctctaaaaaaaGAGATCTAATTGTGCTTTGAACCCACtacacaaatataaaattttgtcatCTTACCATCTTCATATACCCAACACTTACAGTTGAGTTTCAATGTCGTCTTTAAACTTAACAATATTTGTCTTTGAGATACTTTTCGATAACAGAATAATGACATGGAGGTCACGCTGAAAATTATGTTGCATTGGTAAAATGCCGTTTTATTTTTGGCGCCAAAATAGAACATAAACGACATCTTTTAGAGTATTTTGAGGGGTTTTAACTCTAACATGTTAAAATCCCTTAAAATACTCTAAACACTGTCGTTTATGTTCTATTTGGGCGCAAAAAATAAAACGATAATATTTTACTAGTCCAATTAGGCCTCTATTCAAGCACCTCATCATTTCgtcatagaaaaatattttagagacaaCTATTGTTAAACTCaaagacaaatttaaaataattttaaatttaaaaacattaaaaCTGAACTGCAAATTCAGAGACTACATTAAATATTAACTCTTTATTTCTCTTCTCCTTAAAAAGCAAATGCAATGTACAGAAATACTTTTTAATTACTTCTCCAAATCATTTAATTTATCATAGAATAAAAATATGAACCCAAAAACCTttaaagctaataaaaatttctaaaagtagatgagatttttattttattctatttatattgTGACATGTCAGTAATTTTAGAAATAGGGAGAGATTAgttcaaacaattttttttaattttaaaaatttaaaaatttgagaaaaaaattatcTATATTATTAATGAAAGAACATTAGGAAACCAATACTTTTTAGTGTAGAAAATGAGAAATTTGATTAATGTTATTTTAtatgtaaaacaaaaataaaaaaatattgatcacttataatttcttttatttttttttgtggtattagaatttctcttattaatgtgTTACATTATAAATCTTATAGAACACCTTAAAAGTTTAGAAAATTTTTAAGTGTGCCATCATATCAgtgtttcaataatttttaatcgctaattttaattataaaaaatatataatatatataattaagatcaatagTTAAAAGTTACTTATACACCGATACAACGGTACACTTAAAAATCTTCTTAAAAGTTTTCCATAAACAAAGTCTAACTGCAATGACccagtaaaaaaaagaaaaaaacactaCAAATTACAAGACTCTATAAGGGTGAGGGTTTATTGGACTGGCCAGAGTTGGGCCAACGGGTGGATAAAAAATGCACTCAAAGATTAGGCTATACTGTTGGGCTAGGCTCAATCTCATATATATAAAGGAATCGATTATTGGTTTGAGTTTAGTGGACCCTGCCACTTTGTTGTTTGTCCAATATCGCAGTAAATTGTAGCTCATtttctttaaaaacaaaaaagaaaaagaaagaataatcCTAAGTTCTTAACACTTTTCTTTGTTTTATGACTAGTGACTAATATTTTGTTTCTgaacatttattttttaaaataccgaCCCAAATATCATTCAATTTCCCTCTATGTATTATGACTAGAATTttgatttaactcttaaaatctttTGATATTACAATTTTAAACGGATCAatcgattttataaaatttatattatgtccgacaattttacaatttaaatcttgttaaaattttacgttttacgtatttaatttatttttttaattttatgtaaaatttcgattttctctattttatttctaTGTGTACATTTTgtagaaagataaaattaaagtaaataataagattggatgaagattgaatatcaatctttcaataataaaaaaaattagatataaaaaaatGGTGTATAATACATATTTTCTAAAATGTTATAATTTTGTACTTTTtacaaaaactatttttataatatatataattttaatatgaagatattttatattttatttaaaataatgtaAATACATAATTAATAAGTAAcacttatatttttatataaatattaagaaTGTTCAgtgtataaataaaattatagaaataatttaaataattaaataaaaagaaatttaaattgtaaattttaacAGATAAACACAATGTACtgaaaaaattgattttacagaagaaaaaataaaagaaaaagtgaatcgAACTTATCATGGGTTGTTTTGTTCATAAATCATAACACACACTTGGACTAAAAgatatgtttaaatttaaatttatttatttataagtttTATAAAACCTTCAATTTTTAATcgctattctttttattttataaaatattgcataaaattattatttttctcccTCTTGTTGTTCCTACTCTCCCTACCCAAGTTTGCAGctcattctctctcttctcttttcccaTCTTCTATTCCTCTTGGATTGTGCTAGGGTTAGTGTTTTCTTCATCCCCAATTTTCATTCCCAACCTTTGATTCGATCCGGTTCACAGCGCGTGAAGCCCTACGCGCCTCCATTCTTCATTGGGGGACATGGGAGGTGACAGTGCCGCAGAGAGGTCTACGGATTCAAAGGTCTCTGAACCCGTCAGCATCAACATTCGGTGTTCCAATGGTTCCAAGTTCTCGGTtcagatttgcctcgattccacCGTCGGATCCTTCAAGGAAGTCATTGCTGGCAGCTGCGATATCCCAGCCGGTCAGCAGCGCCTGATTTACAAGGGTCGGATCCTGAAGGATGATCAGACCCTACAAAGCTATGGTGATGATTTGATCTCGTTCTTTTATTGTTCAATTCATAAAATTGGGCTTGCTTTTGCTCTATTTGGTTCAGGTTTTTGTTTATGAACCTGTGGAAACCTATGATCGATTGTATGGTTTTGTGGTGGGAGATGTTCGTGTGTTTTctgatttttattattctttgctTAGTTTGAGAGTCAGCTAGGGTTTTGTGGTGGTTAGAGTTAGAAGGTTTCGGATTTTTAATGTATGGTTTGGGTGTTCAATGTGAAAAGGAATGAATTTGCTTCCAATTGGGGAACATTATTGATTTGTTGGCATACTATACTTTTCTTAGGGGAATACTATGGTGAAGAGTGTTTTTCAATGAAGAGTGAAGATTGTTCTTTGAACAatagagaaaaatatttaaaaaaaaataaacatataattTGCAATGCACACTCTCCTCTCTTCACCATAGAAATTACCCTTTccttattatttttaatgaatttgagGGAAAGGAATACGAATGTTTAATTAGTTTTGGGTTTCGGTTTAGAATATAGAGCTTGGGCGTGTTTGAGAAATCATTTGTATTCATGTTAAAGCAATTTTATTGCTCAGTACAATCATGTTATACCGTGACAATGATAATCCCCTTGTCTTTCGATACAGCTTAATTTTCTGTTTATCTGTGTAGGCTTGGAGGCAGATCACACCATCCATTTGGTTCGTGGCTTCACACCTTCCAATACAGGTGGGGGCACAAATACCAGTGGCACCAATACCGCCACGACTAATGCCAGAAGTACTGGTGCTGCTGAGGGTGGGGGCTTAGGAGGCCTTGGTTTTGGAGCTTCATTGTTCCCTGGATTAGGTTTGAATGGGATGGGTGGCAATAACCTATTTGGAGAGGGATTTCCGGATCTTGAGCAGATGCAGCAACCATTTATTTCAAATCCCAATTTAATGAGAGAAATTATGAACACACCTGCTATGCAGAACCTAATAAATAATCCTGAGATTGTGCGGAATCTTATAATGAGCAACCCGCAGATGCAGGAGCTCATGGATCGGAATCCTGAGTTAGCTCACATACTTAATGATCCAAGCACCCTCCGCCAGACACTTGAAGCTACAAGGAACCCTGAGATTATGCGTGAAATGATGAGAAATACCGACAGAGCAATGAGCAACATTGAAGCATCTCCTGAGGGATTTAACATGTTGAGGCGCATGTATGAAAATGTTCAAGAACCATTTTTAAATGCTACTACGATGGCTGGAAACACAGGAGGCAACAATACACCACTTTCTGGGACTCAAGCCAGGGACCAATCAACAAATCCCTCAACTACTAGCTCCGAAGCAACTGCTGGTTCTCCATTACCCAATACTAACCCACTCCCCAATCCTTGGTCCTCTACGGGAAGTAAGTTCTTATGCTATATTTTGCTCCTTAGAATCCTGTGACCGGATGGCTCATTCTAATCAATTGTTTTTATTACGTTTTCCCTTACTCTGATATTTTTTTAGCTCTTTCAAGACTAGTAAATAGATTTTTTGTTGCTCATTACTGGTACTACTGTAATTGATGGTGAATATTTGCAGCTGGTGGTGCCCAAAATAACAATAGAAGGTCAACCCCTGCTGGTGGGGATGCTAGGCCGCAGGCACCTACTGGCTTAGGAGGGCTTGGACTGCCGGATCTTCAAGGCATGCTGGGCGGCAATGCTATGCCAGATCCTGCTTTAATGGCCCAGTTAATGCAAAATCCAGCTATCTCAAATATGATGCAAAGTATGCTTTCCAACCCACAAACTTTGAATCAGGTATATGTTTAGTTTGCCTAGTAAGAGTACAAGATGTGTTGTGGACGTGTGGTTCCCTTGGATCTATCCTTTTAAcgttattcttttttcttttagatGCTTGGAGCTAATGCTGATCAGCGTGGCATGCCTGATTTGAATTCTCTTAGAGAAGTGATGCAAAATCCAGAGTTCCTTCGCTTATTTTCTTCACCTGAGACACTGCAGGTAAACAGATGTTGATGAGTTCTTGTTGACATTGAGTATCTTCTCTTAAGCATATGGTTGAGTATTTGTCTTTGCTTGTGTTAATAAGCATGTGGTCTACTGCACTTACTTAGTCTTTCGAGTATTGGCATTGATGTTTGGATGTGGTTCATTTTATAACAGAGTAGCTTGCTTGGACGTTGATATTTTAGGTTCTTCTTAAATTTTTGTTCTTTCTCATAATTTACAATAGGCTATAGTACATGTCACATGATAAGAATTTAGGGCAGTTTTCGCATGACAAAATTTTGAGATTGTATAGGAAAATGCATCTAAAGTAGGTTGCTACATTGTAGATGGAATGAAGGACAAGCTAAAGACCTCCCCTTTCATATAATGTTGTGTGTATCGATTCTAATagtaatttttgttacaaaaataaaTGGGTTTTAAAACTTTTAGTTCATTTAGAAATGATCATAATTCTCCAAGTGTTTTCTGGGAGAACATTTTTTTTAACAGAATTTGATTTTGTGAAATATAATGATGAAGAAGAAACTGTGTTGATTCCTTGTGTAATTTTATTCATTGGTTTCAATTAattttcttaccatttattttattgcGCATTGGCAGCAACTGATGTCTTTTCAGCAAGCTCTTCTGTCTCAGCTTGGTCAACAACAGCCAcggtaattatttttaataattcttgTGAATTTGATAATGAGGTTTAATGTGTAAAGGTTTTTGCTGAATACTTATAATGTCTTTCTGAAACATTGGAAGGATATTTTAATTTCTCCATTTAAAGTAAATCTGACTCGGGACACAAGGGTGTGGGTTCAAATCTCTGACCAAATATGATGCCTTGCTTGTATTGCAATGTCTGAAATCAGCACTTTTTAAACCCATCTAGACTTTTAatctctttttctatattttttttcttgattttctatTAATATGAAAAGCTTTTGCAGGGAATCAGGTCAAACTGGCGGAGGCACTGGTATGCGAGCTTATGTTGATATAAACTATTTAATTTTATGCCATAGTTTTTGcaattcaaattattttatatcatttcTTCTATTAAGATGATCCATCAGTACTTAATCAGTAGTAATTGTTTTTTATATATTGAGATTTAGATTTGCAGGGGCTTGATTGACCACAGATACCGTACATATCTGTTGATAATAACTAACTATTATTTTTTGCTAGGTCCTTTGAACAACTTGGCAGGTTTGGAGTTGTTATCAAGCATGTTTGGTGGACTTGGAACTGGCAGCCTAGCTGTTCCAAATAGATCAAATGGTTAGCGTTGTtctcatcttttgtttctttctaaataaattttatgtCGATTCGCTGACATTGTTGCCTTCTGCAGAGCCGCCCGAGCAGTTGTATGCAACCCAGCTTTCTCAGCTTCAAGAAATGGGATTCTTCGACACGCAAGAGAACATAAGGGCCCTTATTGCCACATCCGGTAATGTTCATGCAGCAGTTGAACGACTTCTAGGAAACCCTGGTCAGTAGCAGGCAATGTGAACGAAGTCTAATTCCAAAGCTCGGTCTCTTCTATGGATTTCTGAGGTTGGTCGCTTCGACAATCGGTTGTGTTCAGGTGCCTTGTTGGGTGTTTAAATAAAATCAGAAATCTATCCGAATTTCGCAGTCAGAGCTGAAATGGTGTAGGATACATACATTGGATTGTAATTTCTACTCTCAATCCCCCTTTCGAGTTCTGATGATGATGGTCCTCTTTTCGTGGTGTACAtacttaaaattaaactctagaTTTTAGACTCAGCAACAAGACCTCAAAAAGTGTTTTCAACTGAATCGATTTTTATACTATTCATTTGTATTATTAATACTTTAATAACTCTCTAAATTACATGCTTTGGCAGGTGGAATGGTATTGTGATGAGACTGGCAGTTAAATCCCAACTGCTAGAATGtcatgtgaattttttttattatatattgagTTAGCTTCCATCTTCCTCGTGCAATATTTTTTTCCCTCTCTTTTTTATAGGGAATCACAAAGTGTTGTCTTGGCGAGTAAAAATGACTATACGAAAAATGTCACGAATTTAATTGAATTCAACTGCAAATTCTTTTTTTGGTGAACAAATATTCTTTCAGAAAAGCTCTACATCTATGTAAAAATTACATAGATGGTATTCAAACAATTTTTACTTCACGctctaaaaataaattacatagaTGGTATTCAAGTAATTTCACTCGAAGTCTCACTACTATGTTTGTTTTACACGCGCCTCTTATATAACGAATCCTTATTGATAGCttttagtggctaagagaagggggttaaagagagagaaagttagagaaagttacacccagatatatcctggttcagctgctaagtgtagtgcagcctacatccagtctccatcacaacaatgatgaaataatgatgaaatttcactataatcaacctgattacaaactgtaaagtgctaacccaacttacaaggggattcccacagaattatgaaacacaacacagatatACAAAGGAAcactaaggacatctatggctttttctttttaattttgcactctctgccttttttcgctctatggtttttttatacaaacctcactgtttgccttttttccatgagactcaagacatgacaaaattaaacagaaaaattacaaaataaaatacattgaaggagaagaaaaactgtaagcttaggtagctatgagacttcTGTGCTTTGCAATCTCTCACtttctccttgaatcaaaccgtgACTGTTCACCCTTTTATATAGAGgagaagccttcacagttgaaacaaaAATCAAGCTTAACTTCTTTTTTTTCACCCATAACCGGTTCGgtcagagagagaagagataacccatgcaaaacccaatatgcaaatacctctagttcttccttggtcatcatCCTTCAttaatccgagcgctccatcatTGGCTTGTTCTCCAAGATGAAATTCtgacccttgatgcttcatgatgatgatgatggcttcatctgctccaatctttgcctcttccatcacgtagccaccctagctaccttctgtggtggttgagcagaatcagagacaagccaacACTTCAAGGATCTTCAccttgctggccgagatcttttcttccattttttgtatgAAGAAGCTAAGATCTCATCACCAAATCTTTCCACAAGTGATAAgaatctcagccacaacatactttatgttttctttttcgtgccatcattgtgatggtcttgtgaCTTGCTTTTCCTTCTTTTCGGTGACTCAAAGTTGCTTTCATGGTTTGCTGTGTATT is a window from the Arachis hypogaea cultivar Tifrunner chromosome 1, arahy.Tifrunner.gnm2.J5K5, whole genome shotgun sequence genome containing:
- the LOC112797138 gene encoding ubiquitin domain-containing protein DSK2a, which gives rise to MGGDSAAERSTDSKVSEPVSINIRCSNGSKFSVQICLDSTVGSFKEVIAGSCDIPAGQQRLIYKGRILKDDQTLQSYGLEADHTIHLVRGFTPSNTGGGTNTSGTNTATTNARSTGAAEGGGLGGLGFGASLFPGLGLNGMGGNNLFGEGFPDLEQMQQPFISNPNLMREIMNTPAMQNLINNPEIVRNLIMSNPQMQELMDRNPELAHILNDPSTLRQTLEATRNPEIMREMMRNTDRAMSNIEASPEGFNMLRRMYENVQEPFLNATTMAGNTGGNNTPLSGTQARDQSTNPSTTSSEATAGSPLPNTNPLPNPWSSTGTGGAQNNNRRSTPAGGDARPQAPTGLGGLGLPDLQGMLGGNAMPDPALMAQLMQNPAISNMMQSMLSNPQTLNQMLGANADQRGMPDLNSLREVMQNPEFLRLFSSPETLQQLMSFQQALLSQLGQQQPRESGQTGGGTGPLNNLAGLELLSSMFGGLGTGSLAVPNRSNEPPEQLYATQLSQLQEMGFFDTQENIRALIATSGNVHAAVERLLGNPGQ